A genome region from Cydia pomonella isolate Wapato2018A chromosome 21, ilCydPomo1, whole genome shotgun sequence includes the following:
- the LOC133529609 gene encoding tetraspanin-33-like, with amino-acid sequence MQRRRGPNFTYVSGCVKYMIFVLNFIFWLLGGLLIAVGLYAFLDKWQATGLIKLDTVYDVMLNISLLLALLGAVVFVVSFAGCVGALRENTCLLKFYSLCLLILFLVEMGGAVCGFAFPRSLHGFLEIGFTERVLHAYRDDPDLQNFIDFAQSDFHCCGLTSDGYMDWSKNEYFNCSSPSVERCGVPFSCCINATDIASGLVNIMCGYGAQNYPVAEASKRVWTSGCIEIVRSWMERNLYTIASVALGVALSQLFVIYLAKTLEGQIELQKSRYDVYKYGWSVTYTL; translated from the exons atgcaGCGTCGAAGGGGACCAAACTTTACTTACGTTAGTGGTTGTGTGAAGTATATGATATTTGTGctgaattttatattttgg TTGCTCGGAGGACTACTGATAGCCGTTGGATTATACGCATTCCTGGACAAATGGCAGGCTACGGGACTCATAAAG TTGGACACAGTATACGACGTGATGCTGAACATCAGTCTGTTACTCGCGTTGCTGGGGGCCGTGGTGTTCGTCGTTAGTTTCGCAGGATGTGTTGGTGCCTTGCGGGAAAACACATGCTTGCTCAAATTT TACTCCCTCTGCCTTCTAATCTTGTTCCTTGTGGAGATGGGCGGCGCCGTCTGCGGCTTCGCGTTCCCGCGCTCACTTCACGGCTTCCTCGAGATCGGCTTCACGGAGAGAGTTCTTCACGCATATAGAGATGACCCTGATTTGCAGAACTTCATTGACTTTGCTCAGAGCGAT TTCCATTGCTGCGGTCTCACCTCCGACGGCTATATGGACTGGTCGAAGAACGAGTACTTCAACTGCTCATCGCCCTCTGTTGAGCGGTGCGGGGTTCCATTCTCGTGCTGCATCAACGCCACGGACATTGCCTCGGGGCTGGTCAACATCATGTGTGGATATGGGGCCCAGAACTATCCT GTGGCCGAAGCGAGCAAGCGTGTCTGGACAAGCGGGTGCATAGAAATAGTTCGCTCCTGGATGGAACGCAACTTATACACTATAGCGTCCGTGGCTCTGGGGGTAGCGCTATCACAGCTGTTCGTCATCTACCTGGCCAAGACTTTAGAGGGACAGATCGAGCTGCAGAAATCCAGGTATGATGTGTACAAGTATGGATGGAGCGTAACTTATACACTGTAA